Within Pseudomonas brassicacearum, the genomic segment AACGTGATCGACATCAACTACTACTCGGTGCCACAGGCGAAGAACTCCAACTTCAAGCACCGTCCGGTCGGCCTGGGCATCATGGGCTTCCAGGACGCCTTGTACCTGCAGCACATCCCGTACGGTTCGGACGCTGCCGTCGAGTTCGCCGACAAGTCCATGGAAGCGGTCAGCTACTACGCGATCCAGGCTTCCTGCGACCTGGCTGACGAGCGTGGCGCCTACGAGACGTTCCAGGGCTCGCTGTGGTCCCAGGGCATCCTGCCGCTGGACTCGCAACAAATCCTGATCGCCCAGCGCGGCCAGAAGTACATCGACGTTGACCTGAACGAATCCCTGGACTGGGCACCGGTTCGCGCCCGTGTGCAGAAAGGCATCCGTAACTCCAACATCATGGCCATCGCACCGACCGCCACCATTGCCAACATCACCGGCGTGTCGCAGTCGATCGAACCGACCTACCAGAACCTGTATGTGAAATCGAACCTGTCGGGCGAATTCACCGTGATCAACCCGTACCTGGTTCGCGACCTCAAGGCCCGCGGCCTGTGGGACTCGGTCATGATCAACGACCTGAAGTACTACGATGGCTCGGTACAGCAGATCGAACGCATCCCGCAAGAGCTCAAAGCGCTCTACGCCACTGCGTTCGAAGTGGACACCAAGTGGATCGTCGACGCCGCCAGCCGTCGCCAGAAGTGGATCGACCAGGCTCAGTCGCTGAACCTGTACATCGCCGGCGCCTCGGGCAAGAAGCTCGACGTGACCTATCGCATGGCTTGGTACCGTGGCCTGAAAACCACTTACTACCTCCGTGCCCTGGCCGCCACCAGCACCGAGAAGTCGACCATCAACACCGGCAAGCTGAACGCTGTTTCCAGCGGCGGCAACCACGGTGACGATTCGGTCCTGGCTGCTCCAGCAGGTCCGGCGCCAGTGCCAAAGGCCTGCGCGATCGACGAACCGGATTGCGAAGCTTGCCAATAAGCTGAGTGGGTGGGCGCGTAAAGGCGCCCGCTGAAGAAGCCCCCGATAGACCGCTGGTTTATCGGGGGTTTTCTTTTGCCTGGAGGAAAGCAGCCCAGGCAATACAAAATACCCGACCAAAAGAAAGCCCCTCTTGCGAGGGGCTTCTTGTGCAGCCTTCAAGCCACCATCGACATCAAGCCATCTGAATGATGGTCTGCATGATGGTGCTCTGGGTGGAGATGGTCTTGGCGTTCGCCTGGTAGTTGCTCTGGGCCTTGATCAGCTCGACCAGTTCGTTGGTCAGGTTGACGTTGGATTCTTCCAGGGAGTTGGACACGATCGAACCCAGGGTCCCGGTTTCCGGGGCGTCGTAGCCCGGGATGCCCGAGGCGAAGGTTTCTTTCCAGCTGGTGCCGCCTACCGGCTGCAAACCTTGCTCGTTGGTGAAACTGGCGAGGGCGAGCTGGCCGATCGGCTTGGTCTGGTTGTTGCTGAAGTTGGCCAGCAATACACCGCTGCCGTCGATGGTCAGGTTGGTGATCTGGCCGGTGGCATAACCGTTCTGGGCAGGGATCGAGCGGGCGGTGTCGGCGTTGAACTGGGTGGTGTTGGCCATGGACACCGTAATCGTCGACGAACCGGCGCCGTTAGCGGTCCACACGCCATTGGTGACAGTACCAGGCACCCAACCGGTCAGCACAAGATCGCTGTTGACGGTCGCAGGCGGGGTGCTGACCTGGACCAGCTTGCCACTCGAATCAAAGGTCATCGTCGAAGGAACCGGAGCGTTCGGAGCGACCGGCGCGCTGCCATCCAGGTTACGACCATCGATCAAGGTATAGACATCCCACGTGTTGGCGCCAGTCTTGACCATGTACTGGTCCATGGAGTGCTGGTTACCCTGGGTATCGTAGACAGGGGTGGTGAATTGCTTTGTGAACGTGGCCGTATCGGTCGGGTCGAACGCCAAGGCCGGATCAGTCTGATCAATCGCCGTCGCCGTCGAGTTCAGGTTGATCGTCGACGAAACCAGGCTGGTGGCTTGCGGCGGCAGGTTCGAGGTGTCGATGCGCAGGTCGGTCAGGATGCCGTTGAGGATGTTGCCATTGGCATCCACGCCATAACCCTGCAGGCGTGAAGTGCCATCGCTGTTAGTGATGAAGCCTTCCTTGTCGGTCTTGAAGGTACCGGCACGGGTGTAGCTCAGCGAACCGTCGTTGCTCAGGACAAAGAAGCCCTGACCCTGGATACCCATGTCCAGCACGTTGCCGGTGTTGTTCACATCACCCTGGCCGAACTGCTGGGAAACGTTGGCCAGGCGTACGCCGTTGCCGACGGTCTTGCTGCCCGAGCCCAACTTGGTGGCCGAGTAGACGTCTTCGAATTCCGCGCGGGACGATTTGAAACCGGTGGTCGCCACGTTGGCGATGTTGTTGCCGGTCACGTCCAGCTGTTTGTTGGCTGCATAGAGACCGCTAAGGCCGATGTTGAAAGACATGTTGACTCCTTTTGCCGGTTAGTCGGCTCTACATACCAATAGTTTGTACTTTGGACAGGGCGATGCTGCCCAGCCCGGCCAGGTTGAGCATCAGCTCACCGCCCGTCTGGCTGATCGTCACGCTGCTGACCGTGGCCGGCAGGTTAGTGATCAGCGACACGGCCTTGCTGTCGATAGTGGTCGAAGCGGTGAAGGTATAGGTGCCCGACTCGACCGTCGTGCCCGCGTCGTTCTTGCCGTCCCAGATGAACGCCGAATTGCCGGCGTTCTGGCTGCCCAGGTCGATGGTGCGAACGGTCTTGCCGTCCTTGTCCACGATCTTGACCGCGACGGAAGACACCGATGTCGGTACCACCACCGTGCCGTTGAGGCTCTTGGAGGTATCGACCACGGCCTTGTCGCCCGGAGCGATGACCGAGCGACCGACCAGCGACGAGGCCTGCAAGGCCTGGGACGAGTTGTAGTTGCCGGCGATGCCGCTCACGGTCTCGTTGAGCGTGGTGATGCCTTCCAGGCTGCTGAACTGCGCCAGTTGGGCAACGAACTCGCCGTTATCCTGTGGCTCCAGCGGGTTCTGGTTTTTCAGCTGAGTGACCAGCAACTGCAGGAACGCATCCTTGCCCAACTCCTTCTTGCCGGTCGCTGCACTGGTTGCCGCGCCCAGGCCATCGGTCGTGGTGTTGGTCTTGACCGAGGAGTTGGCCAGAATCTCGTTGAGACTCAAACCGCTGGTAGTGTTGGTGACGCTCATGTGAATCGCCCCTTATCACTGACCGAGGGTCAGGACCTTCTGCATCATGGTTTTGGCAGTGTTCATCATTTCGACGTTGGTCTGGAACGAACGACTGGCGGAAATCATGTCGGCCATTTCTTCGACGACGTTGACGTTCGGGTAATAGACATAACCCTTGGCGTCTGCGGCCGGATGGTTTGGTTCATAACGTGCGTCGAGGTTGCTCTGGTCTTCGACCACGCCAAGCACCTGTACGCCCTGCCCGGCCGCGTCCTGCTCCTGGAACAGCGAGCCGCTGCCGCCGGACTGGCCGCCCTGGAACATGGTGGCGAATACCGGGTGACGGGCGCGGTAGGTCTGGTCGATGCTCGACGAAACGGTCTCGGCGTTGGCGATGTTACTGGCCACAGTGTTCAGGCGAGTGGTCTGGGCACTCATGGCACTGCCGGCAATGTTGAATACGCTAGCGATCGACATGGCTTACTCTCCGCGCAGGGCCGATACCAGCCCTTTGAACTTGCTGTTGAGCAGGGTGAAGCTGGCCTGGAAGTTCACGGAGTTTTCCGCGTAGTTGGACTGTTCCAGTTGAGCGTCCACGGTGTTCTGGTCGATCGAAGGTTGCATCGGGGTGCGATACATCAGCGATTCATCGCCATTGCCCAAGCCTTCAGCTTCGATATGACGGCTGTTGGTCGTGTTCAGGGCGAAGTGGCCGTTCTTGGTCTTCTCGTTCTGCTCGGCGAGCACTTTGGAGAAGTCCAGGTCCCGCGCCTTGTAGTTCGGGGTGTCGGCGTTGGCGATGTTGTTGGCCAGGACTTCGGCACGCTGGGCGCGGAAGCTCAGGGCCTGTTCGTGGATACCGAGCGCTTTATCGAAGCTGATGCTCATGTCGGAAACCTTTGGGTGACCAGAATGTACGTGCGATGAACTTAGCAAGCAGCGTGCCACTTTGGAAAAGCCCATAAACCGGGGCTTTGCGGGCATCGGCAAAGCGGCAATGCCAGAAAAGCGGCAACTGGCTTCCGCAGGCTGCCGCTTTTCTGCCGCTTTCATCCAGTCGACGAGGAACAAGCCCGCTCCCACAGTGGTGAATGGAAATCGGCAGGCAAAAAAACGGGAGCCCCGTGGGACTCCCGTTTTTTTGACAACCCAAGCCAATCACTTCGCCTGGTAGATGATCCCCGGGCTGCACTGGACCATCTGGTAATGATCCGGCAAACCGTTCAACGCCTCGGAGGCGCCGAGGAACAGGTAGCCGCCCGGCTTGAGCGTGCTATGGATACGCAACAGAATGTCTTTCTTCACTTCGGCGGAGAAGTAGATCAGCACGTTGCGGCAAAACACGATGTCGAACTTGCCCAGGCTGGCATAGCTGTCCAGCAGGTTGAACGAGCGGAACTCCACCCGACTCTTGATCGGTGCCTTGACCACCCATTTGCCCGGCCCTTTCGGGTCGAAGTAACGTTGCAGGCGATCCGGCGACAGGCCCCGGCCGATGGCCAGGCTGTCGTACTCACCGGTCTTGCAGTTATTGAGCATGGTCCCGGACAGGTCGGTGGCGACGATCTGCACGCCGCCTTTCAGCTGGCCGAGGTTGGACCGTTCGAACTCGTCGATGGACATCGACAGCGAATAGGGTTCCTGCCCCGACGAACAGGCCGCCGACCAGATCCGCAGACGCTGGCCCGGGCTGGCCTTGATGGCCGCCGGCAGCACTTTGTTCTTCAATACCTCGAACGGATAGGTGTCACGAAACCACAGGGTTTCGTTGGTGGTCATCGCGTCCACCACCATCTCGCGCAAGCCACTGCGCGGCTGGGTCTGGATACGCTGCACCAGTTCGCCCAATGACTTGAGGCCCTGTTGTTCCATCAATTTATTGAGACGGCTCGACACCAGGTATTGCTTGTTTTCACCAAGCAAGATGCCACAGGCTTTTTCCAGGAAGACCCGGAACTGTTCGAAATCCAAATTACCCGTAGACAAGATACCGCCTCTTTCATCGTGTTGACTTGCCGGACGCACAACGCGCCCGACCTTTTATTCTGCCGCCTTGATCCGATCGACGACCCGTGAAGCCAGGTCATCGGGACGGAATTTCGCCAGGAAATCGTCTGCGCCGACCTTCTTGACCATCGCCTGGTTGAAAACCCCGGACAATGAAGTATGCAAGATGATGTGCAGTTTCTGCATGCGCGGGTCACTGCGGATTTCCGACGTCAGGGTGTACCCGTCCATCTCCGGCATCTCAATGTCGGAGATCATCATCAGGAACTCTTCCTCGGGCTTCTTGCCCTCGTCGACCAGCTTGCGCAGGTAATCCAGCGCCTGTCGCCCGTCATTCAACGCCACTACCTCGACGCCGACCGTTTGCAGGCAACGGGTCACCTGCTTGCGGGCCACCGACGAGTCATCGACGGTCAACACCCGCAACGAAATCGCCTTGTGTTGGGTTTCGGCATCCACCACACCCACGGAGATCGCTTCCGGCGTGGGCGCAACTTCGGCGAGGATCTTCTCCACGTCGATGATTTCCACCAATTGGTTATCGACCCGGGTCACCGCCGTGAGGTAGTGATCGCGGCCGGTGCCCTTGGGCGGTGGATGGATCTCTTCCCAGTTCATGTTGACGATGCGCTCCACCGAGCGCACCAGGAAACCCTGGGTCTTGGTGTTGTACTCAGTGATGATCACAAACGGATTGCTCTGGTCCAGCAGACGACCGGAACCGGTCGCCATCGCCAGGTCGAGAATCGGGATGGTCGCTCCCCGAATATTGGCCACACCGCACACGACGGGGCTGGACTTGGGCATCAAGGTCAGCTTGGGGCATTGCAGCACCTCGCGAACCTTGAATACGTTGATCCCATACATTTGTTGGCCGTCGAGACGGAACAACAACAGCTCCAGGCGATTCTGACCAACCAGCTGAGTGCGCTGGTTTACCGAATCCATTACTCCCGCCATGCCCTGACTCCTACCTAACGCTAATGTGTCCGACGCGCATTCATCACTAAACGGCACGGGGCTTGCTATTGAACCGGCATGAACGCACAAACGACATTTTCTCGACGCCTGACCACTCACTGCCGCCACTGGCTCGGTGCACTGCTGGCTGTCTGCCTGCTCACTTCGGGCGGTCCTGCCCTTGCTGCTGTTCCGGTTACCTTGCCTGATCTCCTTATCGGCGTCACTCAGGGCTTTCTTGAATTCACCGTAGAAGACTATCTGGCTACCAGTCAAACGGAAGGTCGCTACGAGATCGAAGTCAACCAGATCGATCCGCGCCTGCGCATGCCAATGTGCGACAAGGAATTGACTGCTTCGCTGGAGAGCCCGTCACGCCCCCTGGGCCGCGTCACGGTGAAGGTTCGTTGCGACAGCACCACGCCCTGGACGGTGTTCGTGCCCGCTCAAGTGCGCCTGTTTCGGGAAATCGTCACCACCACGCGTCCGCTGAGGCGGGCCGGGATCGTCGAGCCCCAGGACGTGACGTTGCGCGAACGGGACGTCAGCCAGATCAACCAGGGCTTCCTGACCTCCGTCGACCAGGCCATCGGACAGAAACTTGTCCGACCAATGGTCGCCGATCAGATCGTGACACTGGTCCACCTGGAGCAGGCCGAGGTGGTCCGCAAGGGCGACCAGGTGGTCATCACCGCCCGCAGCGGCTCCCTGTCCGTGCGGATGCCCGGCGAGGCCTTGTCCAACGGTGGCATGCGTGAACAGATACGGGTAAAAAACCTCAACTCCCAGCGCGTTATCAAGGCGCAGGTGATGGCCCCGGGCCAAGTGGAAGTGGCGATGTAGTGATCGGGTAGAGGAGGTAGAAAGCTGGCGCTTGATCCCGGTGTTCCCTAGACTGTGCCTTATGCAAAGGCAAGCGCAGACGTGCGCACGTTCATTGTATAAATGAGCCTAAAGTTTTTTTGGGGATGGCCGAAAACATGGCAAGCGTCCAAATACCCAGAGGTTTTTTACCATGGTCATCGATTTCAATCGTTTAAACAGCTCTTCACCGCTGACAGGCACTACGCGTACCAGCGCCACCAAGGAAACCGTCGAAACCGACAAATCCGCGCCGCTGTCTACACCCGCCGAACAGGTCAGCAACGGGGAGTCGGTACACCTCAGCAATGAGGCTCAGCAGTTGCAGAAGGTCACTGACAAGCTGCGCGATCAACCTGTCGTCGACAACGCCCGTGTGGCCGAGTTGAAAGCAGCCATCGCCGATGGCAGCTACAAGGTCGACAGCAACCGCGTAGCCAGCAAACTGCTCAACTTCGAAGCCCAGCGCTAGGCCGCCGCCTGCGCCAGGCTTTTGGACGCTTAAGACCCAAGGCCCGCCATGCACGACACTCATTTGTTGCAATTGATCATCGACGACTTTGTTCCAGCGCAACAATTGCTGGAATTGCTGCAGGCCGAATCCGTGGCCTTGCACGGTCGCGACATGCCTCTGCTGGAGAATATCCTGGCGCAGAAACAGGCATTGATCATCCTGCTTGACCAGCATGGCCGCAAACGCAGCGAGATCCTCGCCAGCCTCAACCTGCCCGCCAGCCATGACGGCCTCGAGCAACTGGCTGGTCAGTCGACGATCGGCGATCAGTTGCTGTCCCAGAGCAAAGCGCTTAACGACCTGCTCGCCCAATGCCAGGCAACCAACGCTCGCAACGGCCAGTCGATCCTGATGCAGCAGGCCGCCACCGCCAACCAGTTGCGCATCCTCAACGGTGGCGAGATCCCGACGCTGTATGACGCTCGCGGCTCGACCGCCAAAATGGTCAAGCACCGCCCGCTCAGCCAGGCATGAAACGAACAATGCCTTCGCTCTATCAACGCGCGATACATGCTGGCAAAATGCCGGCCATTCGTAGTCGTATTTTGCCTGGAGATTGACTCACCGTGTTCAATGCCTCAAACGCGGATGATGCTCCGCAGCCACCCAAGGTCCTCACCACGCCGCTGGAAATCTCCGGCAACCTGCGGATGCTGCAAGAGAGCCATGACCCACTGATCATTACCTTCCACGAACGTAGCCAGCGCTTCCAGAGCTATCTGGTCAATGTCGATCGCGAGACCAACTCCATTGCCCTGGATGAAATGATTCCCCGGGACGGCGAGCGTTTCCTGCTGGCCGGTGAGCCTTTTCGTGTCGAGGGTTTCCATGACGGCGTGCGTATCGCATGGGATGGCAAGGGCCCACTGACTATCGATGAATCCAGCGACGGTCGCTGCTATCGCGGCGCCCTGCCCGACGAAGTGGTCTACCACCAACGTCGCAACGCCTTCCGCGCCGCCCTGAAACTGGCACAACTGGTGAACGTTGAACTGGGCGGCGACAAGCTCAAGTCCCCGGTGGATGGCAAGCTGCTGGACATCTCCGCCACCGGTTGCAAGTTGCGCTTCGAGGGCGACATCACGCAGCGACTGCAATTGGGCCAGGTGTACGAGCGCTTCATCGCGGCCCTGCCTTTTGGCAACATGACCGCGCCCGTCGAGCTGCGTTACCTGCATTTCGAAGAAAGGATCAACACCACGTTCGCCGGCGTACGCTTCCACAACATCAGTGGCCTGGTGCAACGGCAGGTCGAGCGGTTCGTCTACCAGCTCCAGCGAGAAGCCCGGCGCTTCGATAAAGACGACCTCTGATTTTCGATACGTAAAAAAACGGGCAGTCCCTTGCGGTGACTGCCCGTTTTTTTATGACTGGCTCAAGGCCTGGCCTGAGTGAAATCGGGAGTCGGCGGCTCGTCGCTCGCCTCCTCGGCGGCCGTTTCCTCCATGACGGGTTCTTCTTCGACCGGTTCTTCCATCGGCACAGGATCGACGTGCATCTGCTCCTGCACCACTTGTTCGTCCACCCGGGGATCGAGGCACGCCACCAGCGGCGAACTGGACATGCTGTCCGGCATCGCCACGTGATGCAGCGGTGCGTCGTCGACCTGATGCAGGTTGGTCACCGCCTTCGGCCGGATTCGCCACACCAGCACCAGGGCGAAGAAGGCAAAAAAGGCATAGAGCATCTGGCTGCCGAACATCTTCATCAGCACCCCTGCTACCAGCGGTCCGATACTGGCGCCAACCCCATAGGTCACCAGCAGCATCGCGGTCAGGGATACCCTTCGATCAGCTTCGACGTGGTCGTTGGAAAACGCCACTGCCAACGGATACAGGCAGAACTGCACCAGCGAACAGAAGAACCCCGCGACGAACAGCACCTCCAACGGCACCGCAGGAAGAATCGCCAACGGCAGCGCACAGATCGTCAGGACCAGCGCAAAGCAGCGGATCAGCAGTGCCCGGTCATATCGATCGGACAGCCAGCCCAAGGGCCACTGCACCAGCAGCCCGGCGAAGATGCAGCTACCCATGAACAAACCCACCTGCTCGGTCGACAGGCCCTGCTGAGAGGCGTACAGGGGCGCCAGGCCATAGAACGAACCGACGATCAACCCCGAGCCCAGCACCGTACTCAAGGACTGCGGCACACGCTTGATGAAGAAGCGCGGCTCCATGGGCGCCGGATGCAGCGCCGCCGGGTGAATTCGCCGGGTCAGCGTCACGGGCACCAGGCACAAGGCGAAGCACAGCGCTACCAGCATCAACAGCTCAGGGCCCAGGGCCGGGTGCATGACCAGAATCAACTGACCCAGCACCAGCCCAAGGTATGAGGCGATCATATAGCCGCTGAATACCACCCCACGCTGCTTGGCATCGGCTTGCTCGTTGAGCCAGCTCTCGATGACCATGTACTGGCACATCATCCCCAGGCCGACAATCATCCGCAGCACGATCCAGGCCGGCAGCCAATCCACCAGGCCATGGCCCAGCACCGCAGCCCCGACGATCCCGGCGCAAGCCGAATAGGCGCGGATGTGGCCGACGCGGGCGATCAGCCGGTGGCCGATCTTGCCACCCAGCACCAGGCCGAAATAGTTGGCGGCCATAAGCGCACCGACCCAGAGGCTGTCCACATCGTCGGCGGCCAGGCGTAACGCCAGGTAAGTACTCAAGAGGCCCGAGCCGATCAACATCATCAGCGAGGCGAAATAAAGCGCTCGAAAAGGTTTCCAGATTTGGCGCATCGGCGTTCCGAGCGGCTCCTTGAGGTGAGTAAGGGCTACCTGTTGAAGATAGCCCGAATGCGACGGTTCGTTATGCCTGGGCCGCGAGGACACGCCGCTCCCAGGGCGTGATTTCATCGAAGAAGCTGGTCAGTTCCAGGGTCTTGGAGGCGATGTAGCCTTCGATGAACTCCGTACCGAACAGTTCCTTCGCCAGATGACTACGCTTCAGACGCTCCAAGGCGGCATGCAAGGTACATGGCAACGAGAGATTATCCGGCACCTCGAATTCGCCCTGGATCGCCGCGCTCGGCTCCAGCCGATGTTCAATCCCATACAGCCCGGCGGCCAGGCTGGCGGCAATCGCCAGGTAGGGGTTGGCATCGGCTCCCGGCAAGCGGTTCTCGACCCGCCGGGCCACCGGCGAACTGGCGGGAATCCGCAACCCGGCCGAGCGGTTGTCATGGGACCAACAGGCATTGTTCGGTGAGGCGAACGGGTGGCATAGGCGCTGGTAGGAATTCACGTTCGGTGCGAACAACGCAGTGAAGTCCGCCAGGCACGCCTGTTGCCCACCGATGAAGTGTCGGAAAGTCGCGGTCGGTTCGCCCGCTTCGTCGCTGAAAACATTGCGACCGCTGTGCGCCTCGACAACGCTCTGGTGGATATGCATCGAACTGCCCGGCGTGTGAGCCAGGGGCTTGGCCATGCAGACCACGGTGAGCCCGTGCTTGAGGGCCACTTCCTTGAGCAGGTGCTTGAACAGGAAGGTCTGGTCGGCCAACAACAAAGGGTCGCCGTGCAGCAGATTGATCTCGAACTGGCTCACACCCATTTCATGCATGAAGGTGTCGCGAGGCAGGCCCAGCGCCGCCATGCATTCATAGACTTCACTGAAGAACGGACGCAGGCCATTGTTGGAGCTGACGCTGAACGCCGAATGGCCGTCTTCGCGACGTCCATCCAGGCCCATCGGCGGCTGGAACGGCTGGGTCGGGTCCGGGTTGGGGGCGAACACGAAAAATTCCAGCTCGGTCGCCACCACCGGCGCCAGGCCCAGGGCTGCATAACGTGCGACAACGGCCTTGAGCTGGCCGCGTGTCGAAAGCCGGGAGCTTTCACCGGTCAACTCGTCGGCGTCGCAGATCGCCAGGGCCCGGGGCTGTAGGCTCCAGGGCAGGCGATGAATCTGTTTCGGATCGGCCACCAGCGCCAGGTCGCCGTCGTCACTGCCGTAAAAACGCGATGGCGGATAACCGCCCATGATGCATTGCAGCAGCACGCCCCGCGCCAACTGCAACCGCCGGCCTTCGAGGAACCCCTCGGCGGTCATCACCTTGCCCCGCGGCACGCCATTCAAATCCGGCGTGACACATTCAATCTCATCAATGCCCGTCAGTCGCTGCGCGAGTGAACGCTGGCCATCGGTCGTCATGACGCAATCCTTGTTATGTGCGAGCCGCGAACGGCAACCCGTACAAAATAGGCTTCGGCTGTTCGGAATATCAAGCACCCACAGACAATTAAATCCTGTGCAATACGAGTGGGAGCGAGCTTGCTCGCGATGGCGTCGGCTCAGTCAATATTGAGCTGACTGATGCACCGCTATCGCGAGCAAGCTCGCTCCCACAGGGGATCTGTGCTGTTTTTTATAAAGCGCACGCTCAGGGCAGGTAAAGCCGGAACACCCCACCACCCAACACACCGCCATTGGCAATCTCGGTACGCCCGCTCACGCCACCGCGCTGGTGCAGCCCGGCGATCCGCGCGGCGAAGTACAGGCCCAGCCCGGTGCTGCCGCTGCTGTGGTTGATGCCCTGCACATACTCGGCCTGACGCTCGATCATCTCTGGCGGGTAACCTTCGCCGTCGTCATTGATCGTCAGCACCAGTTGCCCGGCCTCATCGCTCACACTGATCAGCAGCGCCTGGCGCGCATGGCGAATGGCGTTGTTGATGCAGTTATCGAGCACCGAAGCGACCAATTCGCGGTCGAAAAAGCCCAGGGGGCTGAGCGGATCGACGTCGTAGGTGACCATGATCCCGCGGCTGCGGAACACGTCCTGATGGCCGGCCAGTTGCGCCTCGATGAAGTCATCCAACTCATGATAGGCCGGGTGCAGCGGCAACTGGTTGACGCCGAGTTTGTACAGCCCCAGCAACTGCACCATAAGGCCATTGAGATGGGCGAACTCGAACTCGATGACGCCTTGTTCCGAGGTCTGGCGCTCGGCGTCGGGCAAGCGCTCGAGCCATTGCGTATGCGCCTGCATGAGCAAGGTCAGGGAGTTCTTCATGTCGTGCACGGTAGACGCGATCACCGTGGAAAAATCGAGGGCCTGTTCGCTGTCATTCATCGCCAAATGCCTTGCTTCGCAGTTTTTGATAACGCGCAAAACGCGCATCGGTGTCGGGCATCATGCCCACCAGTTTCAGGCAGGCGCGGCATTCCTGCAGCAGTTGCGACTCCACGCTGGTGTCGGTGCCATGCAGCAGCGATTGCGCCATGTTCAGGGCAATACTGATGTTCTTCGGTTGCATCTTCAGGGCGCGGCGGAACAGCTCCCGCGCCTGCGGCAACGCGCCAGTCTTGTAGACCCGCACGCCTTCGCGGTTCAACTCGGCGGCGGCATTGCCCTGGTTGAGAATGTTCGGGTCGTCGGTCAGCTTGGCGATGCCTTGCATCACCGTCGGGTCATCACCGTAGATTTCCGCGCAGTTCTTGAGCATCGACTCGCCGGCGCTGGTCTGGCCAAGCATTTGCAACTGCTTGGCCACCAGCAACGCGGCCTCGGCGCTCATGAATTGCTCCATGCCATCGAGGCGCTGCAAGGCCTGTTCGGTGAGCTTTTCGGCGGTTTCGGCATCGTTGAGCAACAGGCTGGTGGCCTTCATCAGCCGCGCCCGGACCTGCAGCCCCGGGTCGTTGAGGTTCTCCT encodes:
- a CDS encoding sensor histidine kinase, which gives rise to MNDSEQALDFSTVIASTVHDMKNSLTLLMQAHTQWLERLPDAERQTSEQGVIEFEFAHLNGLMVQLLGLYKLGVNQLPLHPAYHELDDFIEAQLAGHQDVFRSRGIMVTYDVDPLSPLGFFDRELVASVLDNCINNAIRHARQALLISVSDEAGQLVLTINDDGEGYPPEMIERQAEYVQGINHSSGSTGLGLYFAARIAGLHQRGGVSGRTEIANGGVLGGGVFRLYLP
- a CDS encoding flagellar brake protein, whose product is MFNASNADDAPQPPKVLTTPLEISGNLRMLQESHDPLIITFHERSQRFQSYLVNVDRETNSIALDEMIPRDGERFLLAGEPFRVEGFHDGVRIAWDGKGPLTIDESSDGRCYRGALPDEVVYHQRRNAFRAALKLAQLVNVELGGDKLKSPVDGKLLDISATGCKLRFEGDITQRLQLGQVYERFIAALPFGNMTAPVELRYLHFEERINTTFAGVRFHNISGLVQRQVERFVYQLQREARRFDKDDL
- a CDS encoding MFS transporter; its protein translation is MRQIWKPFRALYFASLMMLIGSGLLSTYLALRLAADDVDSLWVGALMAANYFGLVLGGKIGHRLIARVGHIRAYSACAGIVGAAVLGHGLVDWLPAWIVLRMIVGLGMMCQYMVIESWLNEQADAKQRGVVFSGYMIASYLGLVLGQLILVMHPALGPELLMLVALCFALCLVPVTLTRRIHPAALHPAPMEPRFFIKRVPQSLSTVLGSGLIVGSFYGLAPLYASQQGLSTEQVGLFMGSCIFAGLLVQWPLGWLSDRYDRALLIRCFALVLTICALPLAILPAVPLEVLFVAGFFCSLVQFCLYPLAVAFSNDHVEADRRVSLTAMLLVTYGVGASIGPLVAGVLMKMFGSQMLYAFFAFFALVLVWRIRPKAVTNLHQVDDAPLHHVAMPDSMSSSPLVACLDPRVDEQVVQEQMHVDPVPMEEPVEEEPVMEETAAEEASDEPPTPDFTQARP
- a CDS encoding glutamine synthetase family protein, with product MTAEGFLEGRRLQLARGVLLQCIMGGYPPSRFYGSDDGDLALVADPKQIHRLPWSLQPRALAICDADELTGESSRLSTRGQLKAVVARYAALGLAPVVATELEFFVFAPNPDPTQPFQPPMGLDGRREDGHSAFSVSSNNGLRPFFSEVYECMAALGLPRDTFMHEMGVSQFEINLLHGDPLLLADQTFLFKHLLKEVALKHGLTVVCMAKPLAHTPGSSMHIHQSVVEAHSGRNVFSDEAGEPTATFRHFIGGQQACLADFTALFAPNVNSYQRLCHPFASPNNACWSHDNRSAGLRIPASSPVARRVENRLPGADANPYLAIAASLAAGLYGIEHRLEPSAAIQGEFEVPDNLSLPCTLHAALERLKRSHLAKELFGTEFIEGYIASKTLELTSFFDEITPWERRVLAAQA